The following proteins come from a genomic window of Clupea harengus chromosome 22, Ch_v2.0.2, whole genome shotgun sequence:
- the bpnt2 gene encoding LOW QUALITY PROTEIN: inositol monophosphatase 3 (The sequence of the model RefSeq protein was modified relative to this genomic sequence to represent the inferred CDS: deleted 1 base in 1 codon) produces MAPMGIKLSPLGVAVFCLLGLGVIYHLYAGVISSRINSFRQRKNVDLRDLLALSIEAAVEGGREVKRIREDNDLEERSKGKTKEGASEKLTLGDLSSHRKMYYLFKNTYSFLQVNSEEHEEVERDLAVWSRDIPNDVQQKVRASREVAADRITVWIDPLDATQEYTENLRKYVTTMVCVAVDGEPVIGVIHKPFTGYTAWALVGDGANVLPRSEYSINAPKVIVSRSHAGKVKGFIEDAFGNNTVIIPAGGAGYKVLALLDPPDEEYEEADIYVHITFIKKWDICAGNAILKALGGHMTTLKGQDIDYSGSERNDGGLLASVKVDHKALVDRLSSVEKEKH; encoded by the exons ATGGCACCTATGGGTATCAAGTTGTCCCCTCTTGgagttgctgtgttttgtttgttaggACTTGGTGTGATCTATCACCTTTATGCAGGAGTGATCTCAAGCAGAATAAATTCGTTTAGACAGCGGAAAAACGTGGATTTACGCGATTTATTAGCTCTTTCTATCGAAGCTGCTGTCGAAGGTGGACGTGAAGTAAAGAGAATCCGTGAGGACAACGATCTCGAGGAGAGGTCGAAGGGGAAAACGAAGGAGGGGGCCAGTGAGAAACTTACATTAGGAGATTTGAGTTCTCACCGCAAGATGTATTACCTCTTCAAAAACACTTATTCATTTCTGCAG GTGAACTCAGAGGAGCACGAGGAAGTAGAGAGAGACCTTGCGGTGTGGTCACGTGACATTCCCAATGATGTCCAGCAGAAGGTCAGAGCAAGTAGGGAGGTGGCTGCAGATAGGATCACTGTTTGGATTGATCCACTGGATGCC ACACAAGAGTACACAG AGAACCTCAGGAAGTATGTGACAACAATGGTCTGTGTGGCTGTAGATGGTGAACCCGTCATCGGTGTGATTCACAAACCCTTTACAGGATACACTG CTTGGGCTCTGGTTGGTGATGGTGCCAATGTACTTCCACGATCGGAATACAGCATTAATGCGCCTAAAGTCATCGTCTCCCGTTCTCATGCAGGCAAAGTCAAGGGCTTCATTGAGGACGCCTTTGGAAACAATACTGTCATCATTCCAGCAGGGGGCGCAG GTTACAAGGTGCTTGCCCTTCTCGACCCCCCCGATGAGGAGTATGAAGAGGCAGATATCTATGTCCACATCACCTTCATCAAGAAGTGGGACATCTGTGCCGGCAACGCAATTCTAAAAGCGCTCGGGGGTCACATGACCACGCTGAAAGGACAAGACATTGATTACTCGGGGTCTGAGCGGAATGACGGGGGGCTGCTTGCTAGTGTCAAAGTGGACCACAAAGCTCTGGTGGACAGGCTATCTAGCGTCGAGAAAGAGAAACACTAG